In Lysinibacillus sp. FSL M8-0337, the following proteins share a genomic window:
- a CDS encoding ethanolamine ammonia-lyase subunit EutB yields the protein MNVNLSVIFGGEKYNFHSLKDVMAKANEEKSGDQLAGIAAESVQQRIAAKAVLSELLVKDIRENPLVPAENDEVTRIIEGDINEQIYSEIKNWSIEQLREYILSNDTGDRELKRLSKGMNSEVIAAVTKLMSNLDLVHAANKVEILSTCNITIGQKGTLSSRLQPNHPTDNIDGIIASLKEGLSYGIGDAVIGINPVDDSVESVKKVLHATKEFITDWSIPTQNCVLAHITTQMKAIKQGAPADMIFQSIAGTEIANRSFGISADLIREAEELVKKQGTGTGPNLFYFETGQGSELSAEAHMGIDQVTLESRNYGFARHFNPYIVNTVVGFIGPEYLYNNKQVIRAGLEDHFMGKMHGIPMGVDICYTNHIKADQNDVEDLSVLLTAAGVNFIIAAPMGDDIMLNYQSMSFHDVATLLQTFGKTPAPEYLAWLEKMGIYENGRLSARAGDLSIFER from the coding sequence ATGAACGTGAATCTATCGGTGATATTTGGTGGAGAAAAATATAATTTTCATTCATTAAAAGATGTGATGGCTAAAGCCAATGAAGAAAAATCTGGAGATCAGCTAGCAGGGATTGCTGCTGAATCTGTTCAACAACGAATTGCAGCAAAAGCTGTTTTAAGTGAGTTGTTAGTCAAAGATATACGTGAGAATCCGCTAGTTCCAGCTGAAAATGATGAAGTGACACGCATTATTGAAGGCGATATTAATGAACAAATATATAGCGAAATAAAAAACTGGAGTATTGAACAGCTTCGAGAATACATTTTATCGAATGATACAGGTGATCGAGAATTAAAACGTTTAAGCAAAGGCATGAATTCAGAAGTTATTGCAGCCGTTACGAAATTGATGTCGAACTTGGACCTTGTTCATGCAGCCAATAAAGTAGAAATACTATCAACTTGCAATATTACGATAGGGCAAAAGGGCACGCTGTCTTCAAGACTACAGCCGAACCACCCAACAGATAATATTGATGGCATTATTGCCTCATTAAAAGAGGGATTGTCCTATGGAATTGGTGATGCAGTTATCGGCATTAACCCAGTAGATGATTCGGTCGAAAGCGTTAAAAAGGTGTTACATGCGACAAAAGAATTTATCACTGATTGGTCGATTCCAACGCAGAACTGTGTATTGGCTCATATTACAACACAAATGAAGGCCATTAAGCAAGGAGCTCCTGCCGATATGATTTTCCAAAGTATTGCGGGGACAGAAATTGCAAACCGTTCGTTTGGGATTTCTGCTGACTTAATTCGAGAAGCAGAGGAACTGGTGAAGAAACAGGGAACAGGAACTGGCCCAAATTTATTTTACTTTGAAACTGGGCAAGGTTCCGAGCTTTCGGCTGAAGCACATATGGGCATAGACCAAGTAACACTGGAATCACGCAACTATGGATTTGCTAGACATTTTAATCCGTACATAGTCAACACAGTTGTTGGCTTTATTGGCCCTGAATATTTATATAACAACAAGCAAGTTATTCGGGCAGGGTTAGAAGATCATTTTATGGGTAAAATGCACGGCATTCCAATGGGCGTTGATATTTGTTATACCAATCATATTAAGGCTGACCAAAATGATGTGGAAGATTTAAGTGTGTTACTCACTGCAGCTGGTGTGAACTTTATTATTGCCGCACCGATGGGAGACGATATTATGCTGAACTATCAGTCTATGAGCTTCCATGATGTGGCAACATTACTCCAAACATTTGGTAAAACACCAGCACCTGAATATTTAGCTTGGTTAGAAAAAATGGGCATTTACGAAAATGGTCGTCTTTCAGCTAGAGCTGGCGATTTATCGATATTTGAAAGGTAG
- the eutC gene encoding ethanolamine ammonia-lyase subunit EutC, translated as MNEQLVSMITQLVMEKMTNTSGTSSKTATPIEEPQQPLIKIYDSAAKHTEELSSPQATSDQSLIKLYQASSTKDYSHNTTNYDGSTTVETAKAFQFEEQNVSESVQAAKKHTPARIGVGRAGTRPKTKTWLKFRLDHAAAVDAVYGEVTEALLQKLNVFQVTTKVTDKEEYITRPDLGRRLSDEAKTRIQSTCKARPTVQIIISNGLSASAIEENVQDVYLALQQSLNNLNIEIGTTFYIDKGRVALMDEIGELLQAEVIVYLIGERPGLVSAESMSAYLCYQPRIGTVEADRMVISNIHKGGIPPLEAGAYLGTVVQKILQYKASGVNLVAKEG; from the coding sequence TTGAATGAACAGCTAGTATCCATGATTACACAACTTGTGATGGAGAAAATGACGAATACATCGGGCACTTCTTCAAAAACAGCTACACCAATTGAAGAACCACAACAACCATTAATTAAAATTTATGATAGTGCGGCTAAGCATACAGAAGAACTATCAAGTCCACAGGCAACATCAGATCAATCGTTAATTAAGCTTTACCAAGCATCTTCTACAAAGGATTATTCGCACAATACTACTAATTATGATGGATCTACAACTGTAGAAACGGCGAAGGCTTTTCAATTTGAAGAGCAAAATGTATCAGAAAGTGTGCAAGCAGCTAAAAAGCATACACCTGCAAGAATTGGTGTGGGTAGAGCGGGGACAAGACCAAAAACAAAAACTTGGTTGAAATTCCGACTCGATCATGCGGCTGCAGTAGATGCAGTGTATGGAGAAGTGACAGAAGCACTATTACAAAAACTGAATGTCTTCCAAGTAACAACAAAAGTAACGGATAAAGAAGAATACATTACGAGACCGGATTTAGGTCGCCGCTTATCTGATGAAGCGAAGACACGTATTCAATCAACATGTAAAGCACGGCCAACCGTGCAAATTATTATTTCCAACGGCTTAAGTGCGAGTGCGATTGAAGAAAATGTCCAAGATGTATATTTAGCATTACAACAAAGTCTTAACAATTTAAATATTGAAATAGGCACTACTTTTTACATCGATAAAGGGCGTGTAGCGCTGATGGATGAAATTGGCGAGCTATTGCAAGCAGAGGTCATTGTTTACTTAATTGGTGAACGTCCTGGTCTAGTGTCAGCAGAGTCGATGAGTGCGTATTTATGTTATCAGCCGAGAATAGGTACGGTTGAAGCGGATCGAATGGTTATTTCGAACATTCATAAAGGTGGTATTCCTCCATTAGAGGCAGGAGCTTATTTAGGTACTGTCGTGCAAAAAATATTGCAATACAAGGCAAGTGGCGTAAACCTTGTCGCAAAAGAAGGTTAG
- the eutL gene encoding ethanolamine utilization microcompartment protein EutL, with protein MHPHKIMADILAMQMIPRVNRDLAAQLALKPNQHSIGLVTLTIDDVGYVALDEATKKADVEVVYAKSFYAGAAHASGPLSGEMIGIIAGSSPDEIRSGLEAIEQKVQFDTYFEAINNNENHALFAHTVASCGSYLAQLADVKIGTALAYLIAPPLEAVVGLDAALKAADVELKLFFGPPTETNFGGGIVSGSQSSCQAAADAFREAIEHVARNPVI; from the coding sequence ATGCATCCTCATAAAATTATGGCTGATATTTTGGCTATGCAGATGATTCCTAGAGTGAATAGAGACTTAGCAGCACAGCTTGCGTTGAAGCCAAATCAGCATAGCATTGGGCTAGTCACGCTAACCATTGATGATGTCGGATATGTAGCTTTAGATGAAGCGACAAAAAAAGCAGATGTAGAAGTGGTTTATGCAAAAAGCTTCTATGCAGGAGCGGCTCATGCGTCAGGACCATTATCTGGTGAAATGATTGGCATTATAGCGGGTAGCTCCCCAGATGAAATTCGCAGTGGGTTGGAAGCAATTGAGCAAAAAGTACAATTTGATACGTATTTCGAAGCCATTAATAACAATGAAAACCATGCACTTTTTGCGCATACTGTGGCAAGCTGTGGCAGCTATTTAGCACAGTTAGCAGACGTTAAGATTGGCACTGCGCTCGCTTATTTAATTGCACCACCACTTGAGGCGGTTGTCGGTTTAGATGCCGCTTTAAAGGCAGCGGACGTAGAGCTAAAACTATTTTTTGGACCACCTACCGAAACCAACTTTGGTGGTGGCATAGTTAGTGGCAGTCAGTCTTCCTGTCAAGCTGCTGCAGATGCATTTAGAGAAGCAATTGAACATGTTGCGAGAAATCCGGTTATTTAG
- a CDS encoding aldehyde dehydrogenase family protein: MATIDKDLLAIQEMRDAVSQANAAQAAYMQYSQQQVDSIVKAVADAAFKEAERLGKMAVEETGMGIQNHKKMKNEVASRDVYEDIKDLKTVGVIGTDRLKKVTEIASPFGVIAGIVPTTNPTSTAIFKTLISLKTRNGLVLSPHPYAVKCTKEALDICRVAAENAGAPEGLLQCLTMSSMEATQQLMKHPQIHLILATGGGALVKAAYSSGKPAYGVGPGNVPAYIEKSANIQKAARQLVQSKSFDNGTICATEQAIIVDKAIAEQVLAELKKQHAYILNAEEKLKMEKLISPVPGKVNPQIVGKSAVSLAHSIGIMVPEETKVLVGLETMIGKNIPFSLEKLSPIFAFYTVEDSTEAKQVMVDLLNIGGRGHSCSIHTENAALAEQFSLDLPVSRIVVNTLSSIGAVGGTTGLAPSFTLGCGTFGGNITSDNITARHLLNIKRMAYGIKDVEVPAPEFDLHPVVENIKAQAPSLDTEVVQQIVDQVLKQITLQTK; encoded by the coding sequence ATGGCGACAATAGATAAAGACTTATTAGCCATTCAGGAAATGAGAGACGCTGTTAGTCAAGCAAATGCAGCACAAGCGGCCTATATGCAATATTCCCAACAACAAGTGGATAGTATTGTGAAGGCTGTTGCGGATGCCGCATTTAAAGAGGCAGAACGATTAGGCAAAATGGCTGTCGAAGAAACAGGGATGGGTATCCAAAATCATAAAAAAATGAAAAATGAAGTAGCGTCTAGAGATGTATATGAAGATATTAAAGATTTAAAGACAGTTGGCGTGATTGGCACAGATCGACTAAAGAAAGTAACAGAGATTGCTAGTCCATTTGGCGTTATCGCAGGAATTGTGCCAACAACAAATCCTACATCTACAGCCATTTTTAAAACGCTTATTTCTTTAAAAACGAGAAATGGCCTTGTGTTAAGCCCGCATCCATATGCCGTTAAATGTACAAAGGAAGCTTTAGATATTTGTAGAGTTGCAGCAGAAAATGCTGGTGCGCCAGAAGGGTTGTTGCAATGTTTAACAATGTCTTCAATGGAAGCGACACAACAATTAATGAAACATCCACAGATTCACTTAATTTTAGCAACGGGCGGTGGGGCGTTGGTCAAAGCGGCATATAGCTCTGGAAAACCAGCCTATGGGGTAGGTCCTGGCAATGTACCAGCTTACATCGAAAAATCAGCCAATATTCAAAAAGCCGCTCGTCAGCTAGTGCAAAGTAAATCCTTTGATAATGGCACAATTTGTGCGACAGAGCAGGCCATTATTGTGGATAAAGCGATAGCTGAACAAGTATTAGCAGAATTAAAGAAACAGCATGCTTATATATTGAATGCTGAAGAAAAATTAAAGATGGAAAAGTTAATCTCTCCTGTTCCAGGCAAAGTGAATCCACAAATTGTTGGAAAATCAGCGGTGAGTTTAGCACATTCTATCGGCATTATGGTGCCAGAAGAGACGAAAGTACTTGTTGGGTTGGAGACGATGATTGGAAAAAATATTCCATTTTCACTAGAGAAGCTATCACCAATATTTGCTTTCTACACAGTAGAGGATAGCACAGAGGCCAAACAAGTGATGGTTGATCTACTGAATATTGGAGGACGGGGACATTCTTGTTCAATTCATACCGAAAATGCTGCGTTAGCAGAGCAGTTTTCGCTTGATTTACCAGTGTCGCGTATTGTTGTGAACACGCTATCTTCGATTGGTGCGGTTGGTGGTACGACTGGATTAGCACCATCCTTTACATTAGGTTGTGGGACATTTGGTGGTAATATTACGTCCGATAACATTACAGCTAGACATTTATTGAATATTAAGCGCATGGCTTATGGCATTAAAGATGTAGAGGTGCCAGCTCCGGAATTTGATTTACATCCGGTGGTAGAAAATATAAAGGCACAAGCACCATCATTGGATACAGAAGTGGTGCAACAAATTGTTGATCAAGTTTTAAAGCAAATTACATTACAAACTAAATAA
- a CDS encoding BMC domain-containing protein, with protein sequence MSTALGMVETKGLVGAIEAADAMVKAASVNLVGKVHVGGGIVTVLVRGDVGAVKAATDAGAAAAQRVGELLSVHVIPRPHNELELILPKAEA encoded by the coding sequence ATGAGTACAGCATTAGGAATGGTAGAAACAAAAGGTCTTGTAGGAGCAATTGAAGCGGCGGATGCAATGGTCAAAGCGGCAAGTGTTAATTTAGTAGGGAAAGTCCATGTTGGTGGCGGTATTGTTACTGTCTTGGTTCGTGGCGATGTAGGTGCAGTAAAAGCAGCAACGGATGCAGGTGCAGCAGCAGCTCAACGTGTTGGAGAATTGCTATCTGTGCATGTAATTCCACGTCCTCATAACGAATTAGAATTAATTTTACCAAAAGCAGAAGCTTAA
- a CDS encoding phosphate propanoyltransferase — MNIKSQAFPVAISARHIHVSEKDLQALFGPNATLTKDFDLSQPGQFAAKERVSIEGPKGVIHNVRVLGPVRAATQVEISRTDAMKLGLNPPLRQSGDIENSASIKLIHQQREVLIEQGVIIAQAHIHMTEEDAKALEVHNNEIVSVEVDSERPVTFRAVVVRVSNDFSLEMHIDTDEANAGFIAQQAQGRIVKSCS, encoded by the coding sequence TTGAATATAAAATCACAAGCATTTCCAGTTGCCATTTCAGCCCGTCATATACATGTAAGTGAAAAAGATTTACAAGCACTATTTGGTCCAAACGCAACGTTGACAAAGGATTTTGACCTTTCACAACCGGGACAGTTTGCAGCAAAAGAGCGTGTCTCCATTGAGGGACCAAAAGGAGTCATTCACAATGTGCGTGTATTAGGACCTGTAAGGGCAGCAACGCAAGTGGAAATAAGTCGAACAGATGCGATGAAACTAGGTTTAAACCCTCCCCTAAGACAATCGGGAGATATCGAAAATTCAGCTAGTATTAAACTTATCCATCAACAACGAGAAGTTTTGATCGAACAGGGTGTCATTATTGCACAGGCCCATATTCATATGACAGAAGAAGATGCGAAAGCATTGGAAGTACACAATAATGAAATCGTTTCTGTCGAAGTTGACAGTGAAAGACCTGTAACATTTCGTGCTGTAGTAGTACGTGTCTCAAATGATTTTAGCTTAGAAATGCATATTGATACCGATGAGGCAAATGCAGGCTTTATTGCACAACAAGCACAAGGAAGAATTGTGAAATCATGTTCGTAA
- the pduL gene encoding phosphate propanoyltransferase produces the protein MQEQLVQKIVEEVLQQVLKNQPSRPDDGKIPIGVSARHVHLAQEEVEQLFGENYQLTPKFELSQPGQFAAEETVVIAGPKGSIDRVRILGPARTLTQVEVSWTDAMKLGVKPPLRISGDIKDSSPVTLIGPKGSVVLPEGLIIAQAHIHMSPADSERFQVVDGQSVQIKVQGLRPIILSKVMIRVSERYRLEMHIDTDEANAGLIQQGAFAEIVNGQVMEPLTVNEMPLVAKQAPVKQSIYHFEKKLLSQVDVLEIEAQEIVVPKRTIVTALAYDKIRELNKKITIRSE, from the coding sequence ATGCAAGAACAATTAGTGCAAAAAATCGTCGAAGAAGTTTTACAGCAAGTATTAAAAAATCAGCCTTCCCGCCCAGATGACGGTAAAATTCCAATCGGTGTATCAGCGCGACATGTACATCTTGCACAGGAAGAAGTGGAGCAGCTTTTTGGAGAAAACTATCAATTAACACCGAAGTTTGAGCTTTCGCAGCCAGGACAATTTGCTGCTGAAGAAACAGTCGTCATTGCAGGACCAAAAGGCTCTATTGACAGAGTTCGTATATTAGGTCCAGCTCGTACATTAACACAAGTAGAAGTGAGTTGGACAGATGCGATGAAACTCGGCGTCAAGCCGCCATTAAGAATATCTGGGGATATTAAAGACTCTAGCCCTGTGACGTTAATTGGTCCAAAGGGTAGTGTTGTTTTGCCAGAAGGTCTTATTATTGCACAAGCGCATATTCATATGTCTCCTGCCGATAGCGAAAGATTCCAAGTAGTAGATGGGCAGTCCGTACAAATCAAAGTGCAAGGACTACGACCGATTATTTTATCCAAAGTGATGATTCGTGTATCTGAGCGCTATCGTTTGGAAATGCATATTGATACGGATGAAGCAAATGCAGGCTTAATTCAGCAAGGTGCTTTTGCAGAAATCGTCAATGGACAAGTGATGGAACCTTTGACTGTAAACGAAATGCCACTAGTCGCAAAGCAAGCGCCTGTAAAACAATCTATCTATCACTTTGAAAAAAAGCTACTTTCACAGGTAGATGTGCTGGAAATCGAAGCTCAAGAAATTGTCGTGCCCAAAAGAACCATCGTGACAGCATTAGCTTATGACAAAATACGAGAGCTGAATAAAAAAATAACGATTCGCTCTGAATAA
- a CDS encoding EutN/CcmL family microcompartment protein → MQMGRVIGSVWATRKEEGLNGLKLLIIQPIDSNQQPIRTEIVAADRIGAGIGDDVLITSGGSSRYIMKDNPLPIDAVVIGIIDSTDVMRGEDNE, encoded by the coding sequence ATGCAGATGGGAAGAGTGATTGGCAGCGTATGGGCAACACGTAAGGAAGAAGGGTTAAATGGCTTAAAACTATTAATTATCCAACCAATTGATTCCAACCAACAGCCAATTCGTACGGAAATAGTAGCAGCTGATCGCATCGGTGCAGGGATTGGTGATGATGTACTCATTACGAGTGGAGGGTCTTCCCGTTATATTATGAAGGACAATCCCCTCCCTATTGATGCAGTTGTAATCGGAATTATAGACTCTACAGATGTAATGCGAGGTGAAGACAATGAGTAG
- a CDS encoding BMC domain-containing protein, producing the protein MSSAIGMIETKGLVGSYEAADAMIKASDVTIVKQEFVDGGIVTVVVTGDVGSVQAAVDAGKEAAKRVGELLGAHVIPRPDEDVFNMIKGSETPKKKPVSTPVRAKKTTEAATTDN; encoded by the coding sequence ATGAGTAGCGCAATTGGCATGATTGAAACAAAGGGATTGGTGGGGTCTTACGAGGCGGCAGATGCGATGATTAAAGCATCTGATGTCACGATTGTTAAACAAGAATTTGTCGATGGTGGTATTGTAACAGTCGTCGTAACAGGTGATGTTGGCTCAGTACAAGCAGCAGTCGATGCTGGTAAAGAGGCGGCAAAACGCGTTGGAGAATTATTAGGCGCACACGTTATTCCTAGACCAGACGAAGATGTTTTCAATATGATTAAAGGATCAGAAACACCAAAGAAAAAACCGGTCTCAACACCGGTACGTGCTAAAAAAACAACAGAAGCAGCAACTACGGACAATTGA
- the mdh gene encoding malate dehydrogenase produces the protein MAFRKNKIAVIGAGHTGATLSLFLAQKELGDVVLLDIPEAENPTKGKALDLLQTGPIEKFNVSIQGTSNYEDIAGASIVIITAGIPRKPGMSRDDLVTTNAKIIQQVSRQIKHYAPDSIVVVLSNPVDAMTYVCYKETGFPKNRIIGQSGVLDTARFNAFVAQELQIAPEDVSGFVLGGHGDEMVPLIRYSYAGGIPLEKLIPQDRLQQIVERTRKGGGEIVGLLGNGSAYYAPAAACAHMVEIIMKDQRKIIPSIALLEGEYGYHELFLGVPTILGGNGIESVIELHLTQEEQKALHQSAQAVKQVLQICQNI, from the coding sequence ATGGCATTTCGCAAAAATAAAATTGCTGTTATTGGAGCCGGTCACACGGGTGCAACATTGAGTTTATTCCTCGCACAAAAGGAATTAGGCGATGTTGTGTTGCTAGATATTCCAGAAGCTGAAAATCCAACAAAAGGGAAAGCACTGGATTTATTACAAACAGGACCGATTGAAAAATTTAATGTGTCTATCCAAGGAACAAGTAATTATGAAGATATTGCAGGCGCATCTATCGTTATTATTACAGCTGGCATTCCGCGTAAACCTGGGATGAGCAGAGATGATTTAGTGACGACCAATGCGAAAATTATTCAACAAGTTTCGAGACAAATTAAACACTATGCACCTGATAGCATTGTTGTTGTATTAAGCAATCCAGTAGATGCGATGACGTATGTATGTTATAAAGAAACAGGATTTCCTAAAAATCGTATTATCGGGCAATCCGGTGTATTAGATACCGCACGCTTTAATGCATTTGTAGCACAAGAGTTACAAATTGCACCCGAAGATGTATCGGGATTTGTATTAGGTGGACATGGTGATGAAATGGTACCATTAATCCGTTATTCCTATGCAGGAGGCATCCCGTTAGAAAAGCTTATTCCCCAAGATAGACTACAACAAATTGTCGAACGTACACGTAAAGGCGGCGGTGAAATTGTAGGCTTATTGGGCAATGGTAGTGCTTACTATGCGCCAGCTGCTGCCTGTGCGCACATGGTGGAAATCATAATGAAAGATCAACGAAAAATTATTCCATCCATTGCTCTGTTAGAAGGAGAGTACGGCTACCATGAATTATTTTTAGGTGTACCGACGATTTTAGGCGGTAATGGCATTGAATCGGTCATTGAATTGCACCTTACACAGGAAGAACAAAAGGCGCTCCATCAATCAGCACAAGCCGTTAAGCAAGTTTTACAAATTTGCCAAAACATTTAA
- a CDS encoding carboxypeptidase M32, giving the protein MTVQQFTDYVKKMQHYQEALGVIYWDMRTGAPKKGVAQRSEVVGTLSASLFEMQTSEQLEELLTALEAQNAELDYVTRRLVEEVRKNYDQNKKIPAEEYKEYVILQAKAETVWEEAKATNDFAQFLPYLEQIIEWQKKFIQYWGVKNGSTYNTLLDLYEPDMTTDVLDQVFGELRETIVALIQKIAASPNKPDTTMLFKQFPREAQRALSLELLTQLGYDFDAGRLDESVHPFMIGINHGDARITTKYDEHDFRSAIFGTIHECGHAMYEQNIDAKLAGTLLATGTSTGIHESQSLFYENLVGRNEKFWAHNYERLQKHSPAQFGDVALADFLRAINMVEPSLIRIEADELTYPLHIMIRYEIERDLFNGDLQAKDLPKVWNAKYEEYLGIRPDNDAKGVLQDVHWAGGMFGYFPSYALGMIYAAQWKHAMDKDLPNFDDLLANGELLPIREWLTENVHQYGALKKPFELLQEATREGLNAKYLANYLQEKYTKLYQL; this is encoded by the coding sequence ATGACTGTACAGCAATTTACAGACTATGTGAAAAAAATGCAGCACTATCAGGAAGCATTGGGGGTAATCTATTGGGATATGCGTACTGGTGCACCTAAGAAAGGGGTAGCGCAGCGTTCAGAGGTAGTTGGCACATTATCGGCCTCCTTGTTTGAGATGCAGACGAGTGAACAATTAGAGGAACTATTGACGGCTTTAGAGGCTCAAAACGCAGAACTGGACTATGTAACACGCCGTTTAGTCGAGGAAGTACGCAAAAATTACGATCAAAATAAGAAAATTCCCGCTGAAGAATATAAAGAATATGTTATTTTACAAGCGAAAGCGGAAACAGTTTGGGAAGAAGCAAAAGCGACAAATGATTTTGCTCAATTTTTACCTTATCTAGAGCAAATCATTGAATGGCAAAAGAAATTTATTCAATATTGGGGCGTTAAAAACGGTTCTACATACAATACGTTACTCGATTTATATGAACCAGATATGACGACGGATGTGTTAGATCAAGTATTTGGCGAATTACGTGAAACGATTGTGGCGCTTATCCAAAAAATCGCAGCTTCTCCAAATAAGCCAGATACAACGATGTTATTTAAACAATTTCCGAGAGAGGCACAACGAGCATTGTCATTAGAGTTGCTAACGCAGCTTGGCTATGATTTTGACGCAGGTCGCTTAGATGAAAGTGTCCATCCATTTATGATTGGTATCAATCATGGCGATGCACGTATTACAACGAAATATGATGAGCATGATTTCCGTTCTGCTATCTTTGGCACGATTCATGAATGTGGGCATGCGATGTATGAGCAAAATATTGATGCCAAGCTTGCTGGTACACTATTAGCAACTGGGACATCGACAGGCATCCATGAATCGCAGTCACTATTCTATGAAAATCTTGTCGGTCGCAATGAAAAGTTTTGGGCGCATAACTATGAGCGTTTGCAAAAGCATTCGCCAGCACAATTTGGGGATGTGGCATTAGCTGATTTTCTGCGCGCTATTAATATGGTGGAGCCATCGCTTATTCGTATTGAAGCGGATGAGTTAACGTATCCATTGCATATTATGATTCGTTACGAAATTGAACGTGATTTGTTCAATGGGGATCTGCAAGCAAAAGACCTTCCAAAAGTGTGGAATGCGAAGTATGAAGAATACTTAGGCATCCGACCAGACAATGATGCCAAGGGTGTTTTACAGGATGTGCACTGGGCAGGGGGGATGTTTGGGTACTTCCCATCTTACGCATTAGGAATGATTTATGCGGCGCAATGGAAGCACGCAATGGATAAAGATCTTCCAAACTTTGATGACTTACTGGCAAATGGCGAGCTCCTGCCAATTCGCGAGTGGCTAACAGAGAACGTACATCAATACGGTGCACTGAAAAAGCCGTTCGAGCTACTACAAGAGGCGACAAGAGAAGGCTTAAATGCCAAGTATCTTGCAAACTACTTACAAGAAAAATATACAAAATTGTATCAGCTATAA